The Misgurnus anguillicaudatus chromosome 23, ASM2758022v2, whole genome shotgun sequence sequence aatacaaacagggGAGGTTGCATCTGTAAATTGCTGAACAGCCAAGACCTTGATCTAGAATGATATACCTTCAGATTTTGtattaaactaaaaaattttTCTCCaaaatttaaacctgttttaTCCAAATTCCCAAGAATCACTGAAATTCAACAAAAGAAAGTGCTTGATAAATTGAGTCCAAAGTAagattttcactttaaaaatgctgttttgCTAAAAGTTCCTTTAAAAACCTTGgcgaaaaattttcatgacaaaGTTAATCCAGTGAGTAATCTAGTGCGAGGAACACAATACTTTGTGTTTGGTGTGTTATTAGTATGAAAATCCTAGATTACTACTAAAGATAGGGTAATGTGATAGAGTAATACTTTTACAATCAGGATAGATTTGACTTTCTTTTGCTGAGCCTGAATAGTAAAAAAGGCTGAAGATGTTTAATACCACACCATAAAACAGAATCATTGGTCATATTCCAACTAACAAtatttacacatactgtatataaaaaacTAACCAATCATAAAAGACACAaattcattaaacaaaacgtgaaCCACATGCAAAGCTGCATAAAATGATAGCAGAACATCTAAAAAAGCAGGACAAGTAAGCCTCAAAATGACATGTGTTAGCAACCACAAAACATTGAAGGATTGTCGGcttttgtaaaataaacacGCCGACAATCATGCATTTATCAtgcataaacacaaaaacaagcagaagcaaaaaactaattaaaattGTGGCTCATCCACTTGCAAGCAAATTGAGATCTTTTGTGATATGTGTTAAATGCAGAGCTTTCTATGCACAGACAGAAATGTGCAGTGCAAACTGCATCTCAATATCTTACCAAACTCTGTTTAAGCTGTTGTGTGCAACATGTAGTCTGGACGTAAATCACCTCTTCATGAGTCTGAACTGTTTCGATAATAATCAATTTTCAGACTACAAAATGATATATATAAATCTGATATTGTTGTAAAAAAACTGATCAGACATAAATAATACTTACATTCAGGCTGTCTGCAGTCTCTGGGTTTCTTGCAAACGTATATCACAGCCACAGCCACAACTACAAGTATAAGTAATATCACACCAACAACCACTCCTCCAATCAAACCTGAATCATTGCGTTCAGCTAAAAGAAACagtaaaacagtaaataaatcctgcaatgtttgaCTTCAGTTTAGCTTTTGTAAATCTAACAAGGTTACATAGCCTCTATATACAGCCATTTAACATGTTCAAGTCTATGCTCATATGCTGAATTAAAAATGCAATATGTATATTTTGGGAATATTTGTCCAATTGTGGACTTAAACACCCATGATTTCAGTTTGTTGACATATTTGTCACAAATTCTTCATTTAACCAAAAGAGTCTGATAATAAAGTGGTCTTAAGTGAGATTAAGTGGAATTCAGAAATCTTAAAATGTAGAactgacatttttttaatactCTTAAATCACAGATCTTTAtctttttgtgcatttaaaaacaccagaattattttaaaacaagcTTATCAGATGCTTAATTACTTTCTCAGTACTTCCTATATCTACTTTGTCTTATGGTATAGAATTTTTACGTGATTCGATAAGCAGTTTGTATCACTACAGTCATACCTAAACACGTCTGACAGAGATGAgtgatgttgagatgttgagtttggtttgtGATGGGATTGTTCACCACACAGCTGTATGTGTTGTTATCCTGATATTCAACCTCCAGAGGTAgagagagtctgatgttgagatcagacacactgatgttggacaataaactgtttcctttgtaccaggacagactcacatctctcacattcatcactgaacacaacaacacacattTTGAGCTTGATGATGTTTCTGATGATGAAGGACAATGTGATAAGTCTTTGTTACGGACGATTATAGGAGCAGGCAGAGGGGCTGGAAAACACAAGGGAGATAAATTAACCATTTATATTTGAAATTTATCCTACTTTGTCAGAACACACGTTTGAAAGGCCATTGCTGTGAGAATAGATGATGTAGCATTTTTCTGCATCAGCTAACTTGATCATAATAGTGCTTTTCACTGTACACATGACACTGATCTCCATGTTCTGAATTTGTAAGTGACTGAGAAACAAGATgctgttttgtttcatttgttATTTCTCATTAAGAACTAAATTAAACCATAAAAAGTCATAACAAGACATTTTCCCTTTACCTACCATAGACAGTAATATTGAATCTCTTATATGAAGTCACTTTGTTTTCGAACATAAGTAGTTTATAAAGTCCAGTGTGTgtgattttgatgtttttgatggTGAGAGATCCAGTCTGATTTTCCAGTTTCAGTCTGTCTTCAAATGTCTCATTACTGTCATACATATCAATACTTTTCTTTTTGATTTCAGCTATACGAGTCTCTTGAGGTCCAAACATCCACAGTATCTCATCTCTCTGTATTTGAGTAAtatcagtgtgtagagtaacagaatctccctccatcactgacactgacttcacttcaacTCCATcaacaccaaacacacctgaaacaaATACAGACActagtttaaaattaatttccaCAAGTTAATTTCTATAcatggtaaaataaattaacttGCAATGATAACGAATAGgtaatattcatttaaaaactgacttttgtttattatataatGACATAAAACTTCCTGTCGTTTGGAGATATTTTAGCGTTCTCATATGCAGCTAAGCTGTTTTTCTGACAGaacaccttttttttttttaccaaagattgttttatttactaCGGTAAATTGCTCTCCCTCTGTAAAGAaagataaaaacattaaattatgcaaatcggTTTATGTAAAAGTTCGCTattcttacttaccacgtgtaaaaCACAGGCAGAGACAAAAGAAAACCGATGTATGAATCCTGAAGTTCACCAGAAACTTTCTGAtcattaaagagtaactaaaccctaatccaactttttttagttactgatctgtaagaatgatggtttattagtgctgttcattgattttagtatattttttgacatttggatataaagtgttttaagactacaatatatggtgtaaaaacgtctgagtgctgccctcttcaggttgaacggtggctactgcagttgaattttcctattggatgttgggtccaaaaaatgactcgtgacgtaagcaggttcaagctcaccacgcccttgttacgatctcaccacacacttaagttcgtcccctctatctccgttgggatctgcccacttttcttgcatttttcaaatattgccagtgggtggagtcaggctctgaccaggggtttagttacgctttaaactccacattttataaaagtaaagggcgatttatagtcgtgcgtgggttctacgccgtagctacggtgtaggctatccgtagcctgtgcgtagctttgcgtagcctgacgcgcacctcacaaaaaaattaacagcatgtcagatctacgcggaccccaagcgctgtgattggtccaccagaacccctcccgtcaggtaaaaaaaactgcgtcatagatATTTCcatttgtgacggtgaaaacaaagatgagccaagttgaggagtgatttaaatcaaactgcatcaaaagtcactgtttatttacttccatcattgatggtcttctcaaattatacacaacaagttgctgtctcttcttcgtttgtgggttaacttgctaagcagcttcttctttcacgtttgtgctgctactgtggttacacgcgtggatactgcctaccagcggtcgcgcgtgtgtttgcacgtcgacgcggacgacgacgcaaaagtataaccctcaatttccaccgactgcggaaagactgcggatccgctgcggaacggcggcggagtcaatcggtttccattcaagtcaatgtgtgtatttccactgactgcgctccgaatccgtcacagctccggccatccgcagccctctGGCACAAATACgagcttctatttttgacggATGCCAGACAGCTCCAcagggcggagccatgactttatcgcgtgatcatacctgaattcgcgAGATCTCGTGTTGTAATCTGGGCTGGTTTGTAAAAACGTCATAATTCAACGGCATAATGGGCAGAGACAGAACTAGGTATCGCGCGATCATCACGTGCATTTGCGAGACCTCATGGGTCCTCGtcgtcacttcagcacgcagccgctctgcaacaaatacggatCTGGCGTATTACAGAAAAGTCCTAACTttaaaatcttatcttaactgTTTAGCTAAATTtgctaaatgtttaaatttaatGGTAACTCAAAGATGATGtgctaaaacactaataaaaaCACAGACTATGGTTActatgaatttaataaaatgtatttttctggcCCATTGAAATGAAAAGGACAATTCTTTTGTTTACTGTAGCAGCAGCTCACGCATTGCTGGTTGCTTGGTAACAGACATGACAGTTGATAGCCGAACATGATTAAGCGCCTTGGGATTTCCTAACTAGAGATGAGATAAGATTTGGTGGGATAAGATGAGAATCCTAAATCAATTTAAGATTTGCTTCTGTAATATGAATTTGTGAAAAATCTTAACTTAACACATcatatcttaaaggggacatattatgaaaatctgactttttccatgtttaagtgctataattgtgtccccagtgcttctatcaacctagaaaatgttaaaaagatcaacccaataacttagttttggtaaaccattttctgcaagcatgtgaaaaataggtcattgtaatttggcccttattgtgatgtcagaataaggtaataccgcccactttatctgcactatccaaccacagcacaaccatttagtatggagagaaagagagagataaaatatttcacagcacaattgagtttcaattgcaacaaaccaccatcattgtgatcagtggttgcacttcatccgctcatttgcattttaaatgacacacccaaaacggcacacttttgctcagacctattttagacttagtttacatctttaaaaaaatctcataatatgtcccctttaagttaagACCTAAGATAGAAAGTTTCTGTAATACACCCCCTGGTGGGTATGGCGGATGctcagctagaaataaaaagttctaaaaacgttccctgaaagttcccaatgttcccaaaaacattctgccaacgttaaaagcggccagtttttttaagttctaggaacgtttctgttgtctgaacgttagagtaatgttacattttaccatttttaaacgttatgacaatgtcatgttttaatgttcacacaatgtttaaaacaacagctgtttattatattgacttgtttaattgttatgtaaatgatatagaaacattgcattttattattttagaaaacattatttctgaatgttcagtaaatatattgctgtagaaaactcaattcacttactaggtttagatcaGGGGTCACCAACGTGGTGCCCACGGGCACCAGgtagcccgcacagagtctgtgaggtgcccgccaaagcacattctattaagagtctcaactgtaatatttattcattacatatttttttatattagcttggcttggtttacgtatgttaacattttaaacaatactaaaacatataaacaagtcaaataaaataaaataaacaagtaaaaccAAAAAAGtttaagtagactatatcaaaaagtagccctccagattgttttatccattgtggtagcccttgctcataaaaaggttggagacccctggtttagatgttaatgttttgtttcattttaagtcacccttattatgattcgtgtttgttttagttggtctcttgacacttgactttttgcctactatttttttcctggttgtgttaactttgtggtaatgcaccacatttgttatgaaaagttattagtgtatttctgtggttgttggtacataatggtaaagatcgtCACCTAATTCATTTTCTAATCAAAAGTCTATTCTCTGCCAACAATGTACACTAGATccaactctttcacagcagtttgtcgttaaggagttttagaaactttggacaaaaaatatctgatgtataattgggatgcacaaacatcaagaatcagactatgaatctcaaccatggtgacaattaaaattgtttaaaaaaatccttatttatccatgctgcagtgcatgctgggagtcctgaatgaggtttgtaatttgttaatacccagcatgcattgcagcatgaagtttatcatttaattgtcaccatgattgagattcatagtctgattcttgatgtttgtgcatcccagttatacagcagatattttatGTCccaagtttctaaaactccttaatgataaactgctgtgaaagtgctggatctcatttacatttttgacagaaaataaagttttgattagtaaatgaagtaggtgatgatctttaccattatgtaccaacaaccgcagaataacactattaacttggCATGTTCGTGACacatgtggtgcattaacacaaagttaacacaaccaggaaaaaaatagcaagcaaaaagtcaagtgtcaagagaccaactaaaacaaacactaatcacaataagggtgacttaaaatgaaacaaacatcaacatctaaacctagtaagtgaattgagttttctacagcaatatatttactgcatacagaaataatgttttataaaataataaaatgcaatgtttctctatcatttgcatagcaattaaacaagtcaatgtGATAGGCGGTTGTTGTTTTGAACATTGTTTGAACATCAAAACATGACACTGTCACAACGtccaaaaatggtaaaatgcaACATTACTCCAACGcccagacaacagaaacgtccCTAGAAcccaaaaaaaactagccgcctTTAatgttggcagaatgtttttgggaacattcgggaactttcagggaacgttcttagaactttttatttctagctgggacggtggagtgcggagccgtaacgcagcgaagccgatctgcagccgctccgcagtcggtggaaatccggggttATCCACAAAACGAAAGCGGGTGTAAATCTTATCCTGTAAGACGTGTCCAAACTTGCAGGAgtcacaaagaaaaaaaaaacagctcacGCAATTCGCTTAAATCACAGTCTGCGTGTTGTCGGGGATTTGGGCAGATTAACGACGGAAATGCAGCGATTAGTTAACAAATCGAGCAAATCTATAAGTATTATTTATAAAAGCGCACACAAAAGCAACACGTACCGTTATACTGTAAGTTACGCCCAGTAATGTCCCTCATACTCTCCCAGTACAACGACATGAGCTCACTATTGAGAAGtcctaataaaacaaaatctaaACATGTTGCCTTGTTTTGATTTACAAAtgagtaaaattaatgtaatgaAGTATTTTAAATTGTCAAGCAGAACATTATGATCAacagttactttttttactagCGTACTGCTCTCCTACTGTGTTGTGCAGCTTTTCTCCTTCCTGTCATGTGCCTGTCTGCAAAAAACTGAGCTTTTAAAGTGCTGCTCTATATCTGATTAACAAGAAATATTGTTGCTACTGCTGTTTCACTGTATTTTTAGATCTTATCTATTTTAACCTTACATAAACTTTCATCAATGTCTATCTTCTTCTATCTATCTAACAGAACATTTAAgacaaaatattattatttcaacAAACCTGCTTTAATAGTTTAGTTAAACAATGTTCTTAAGGAAATTTTGTGTTACAAAACTCAGCATTGACCAAAACACACGGCTTATAGGAATCTGCGCTTAGCTTGTTTTGAAGGCCTCAGTAGTCAAACTGTTCTTTatacaataaatataaatggcacacacacacctttcATAAATCATTGGACAGATTTATTTTGTCGTGATGAAATATCTAAGTATTACAACTGGAAGTGGcaagaagatattttgttttaaacccAACTCATAATTCACACTTTCTAGTGATTTTA is a genomic window containing:
- the LOC129453804 gene encoding uncharacterized protein isoform X2 produces the protein MSFIYEIHSVSALCGVYVGGLECFFFMYYFLLTNGVFGVDGVEVKSVSVMEGDSVTLHTDITQIQRDEILWMFGPQETRIAEIKKKSIDMYDSNETFEDRLKLENQTGSLTIKNIKITHTGLYKLLMFENKVTSYKRFNITVYAPLPAPIIVRNKDLSHCPSSSETSSSSKCVLLCSVMNVRDVSLSWYKGNSLLSNISVSDLNIRLSLPLEVEYQDNNTYSCVVNNPITNQTQHLNITHLCQTCLAERNDSGLIGGVVVGVILLILVVVAVAVIYVCKKPRDCRQPE
- the LOC129453804 gene encoding uncharacterized protein isoform X1 → MSFIYEIHSVSALCGVYVGGLECFFFMYYFLLTNGVFGVDGVEVKSVSVMEGDSVTLHTDITQIQRDEILWMFGPQETRIAEIKKKSIDMYDSNETFEDRLKLENQTGSLTIKNIKITHTGLYKLLMFENKVTSYKRFNITVYAPLPAPIIVRNKDLSHCPSSSETSSSSKCVLLCSVMNVRDVSLSWYKGNSLLSNISVSDLNIRLSLPLEVEYQDNNTYSCVVNNPITNQTQHLNITHLCQTCLAERNDSGLIGGVVVGVILLILVVVAVAVIYVCKKPRDCRQPEFQTHEEVIYAETTFCTQHFKQSLNAEDDHVVYSSVIKR